The following is a genomic window from Chloracidobacterium sp..
CAAGCGGCCCGGGCCTCAGCCTGATGAATGAGTTCCTCGGGCTGGGCTACTTCGCTGAAATACCCGCTGTGCTTATTGACGTGCAGCGAACCGGTCCTTCTACCGGAATGCCGACCCGAACTCAGCAGTCCGATCTGATGCTTGCCGCATACGCTTCACACGGCGATACAAAACATCCGCTGCTGCTGCCGTCCACGCCAAAGGAATGCTTTGAAATGACAGCACTTGCTTTCGACCTCACCGAAAGGCTGCAAACGCCCGTGATGGTTATGACCGATCTTGACCTCGGAATGAACGATCACGTTACGGACGCTCTCGAATGGGATGACAGCCGCGAATACGACCGCGGAAAGGTGCTCACGGCAGAACAGCTTGATGGGATCTATTCGAATGGGACAAAGTTCGACGGCAAATGGGGCCGCTATTTGGACGTTGACGGCGACGGAATACCATATCGCACAACGCCGGGCACTCACGTCGAGCGCGGTGCATTCACGACGCGCGGTTCGTCGCGAAATGAATATGCCGCATACACGGAAGACGCCGCTGCCTACCAGCGCAATATGGATCGTCTCGCAACGAAATGGGACACCGCAAAGGAGATCGTTCCGCAGCCGCATTTTTATCAGGAGGAAAAGTGCTCAAACGACGGCGTGATCTTCTTCGGCACGTCGATATATGCGGCGGAAGAAGCGATCGAAATGCTTGCGGCAGAAGGTATCGCTCTCGACGCCATGCGGCCGAAAGCATTTCCTTTCGGTAAGGCATTCGCTGATTTTGTCGCGTCACACGACCGCATCTTCGTCATCGAACAAAATCGAGATGCTCAATTCCGCAGTCTGATGATGATCGAACTCGGCACCGCCTTGTCAGAACCCGGAGCGATAGCGAGTGGCCTATCCGAAAAACTCATTCCCGTGCTGAACTACGACGGAATGCCGATCACCGCGGATAATATTTTTAGACAGATATGGGGGCGTCTTTAGGTCAAGATATAGTAATAATAGGGGTTAGAGTATTTCGACGACATTAGTTTCTCTCTTTCTTTTCGTCAGAGTGCTGTATTTACAGCTTTCTCAAAGAACGGCGAAAGTGAGATCTGCAAATAAGGCATGCCTACTTACAAAGGATGTGATTCCAACTATTCGTGGTTTATATTTGGGACAGCAACT
Proteins encoded in this region:
- a CDS encoding 2-oxoacid:acceptor oxidoreductase subunit alpha, which translates into the protein MKINDFVVRFANVNGTGSASANALFTRAIFRMGIPVTPKNIFPSNIQGLPTWYEVRVSEKGHLGRREGVDLMVSVNPQSIKQDLADVKSGGYFVYDSTKPLPPGFSRDDVTMLGIPMTEICNAEYRDARQRQLFKNILYIGALATLFDIEFPVLEGLIADQFKGKEKLIEPNINALNLGVNYVKENFEFPFDLRVERRDLLEGKILYGGNAACALGAVYGGATVAAWYPITPSTSVVDSFSKYCSKYRVDRETGTNNFAIVQAEDELAAIGMVIGASWNGARSFTATSGPGLSLMNEFLGLGYFAEIPAVLIDVQRTGPSTGMPTRTQQSDLMLAAYASHGDTKHPLLLPSTPKECFEMTALAFDLTERLQTPVMVMTDLDLGMNDHVTDALEWDDSREYDRGKVLTAEQLDGIYSNGTKFDGKWGRYLDVDGDGIPYRTTPGTHVERGAFTTRGSSRNEYAAYTEDAAAYQRNMDRLATKWDTAKEIVPQPHFYQEEKCSNDGVIFFGTSIYAAEEAIEMLAAEGIALDAMRPKAFPFGKAFADFVASHDRIFVIEQNRDAQFRSLMMIELGTALSEPGAIASGLSEKLIPVLNYDGMPITADNIFRQIWGRL